In Haloarchaeobius salinus, the sequence GACGAGGTAGCTGACGACCCCGACGACGGCCAGCGCGAAGGGGAGGGCGAGGGTCCCGCCCCGGTCCGACAGGGGGGCGAAGACCAGCGACGCGAGGGGTGCGGCGATGGCGGCCAGTCCGGCCACGGTGGCGAGCCACAGCAGGACCAGCCCGTACTCCATGTTCGAGAACCGAGGCGGCGGCGGGTAAGGACTTTTCCCTTCGCCGATACCCCACGGTGACGAGGCAGGATGCCGCCGTCCGCCGATGGCCGGCCCCGTCCCGGCCGGAAACGAATGGTTTTACTCCCCTGGGGGACGCGTTTCGAACAGATGAGCCGGTCCGTCGGCATCGTCATCCCCGCGTACGATCCGGTGGTCGACAGCCTCGTCGACTACCTGCACGCCCTCCACGACCACCTCGACCCGGCGACGGTGCGCATCGAGCTCGACGCGCCCGATGCGGCGACCCTCGCTGCGCTCGAGGACGAGCCGTGTACGGTCAACGCGGTCGACCGCCGTCGTGGGAAGGGTGCCGCCATCACCTGCGGGTTCGAGGCGCTCGACACCGACGTCCTTGCGTTCGCCGACGCCGACGGTGCGACGCCCGCCGACTCCATCGTCGACGTGGTCCAGCCCATCGTCGACGGAACGACCAAACTCGCCGTCGGCTCGCGTCGGCATCCCGACGCGACCGTGCTCTCCCACCAGACCGTCGCCCGGCGGTACCTCGGCGACGGTTTCGCCTTCCTCGCGCGTACCCTCCTCTCGGTTCCGCTCTACGACTTCCAGTGCGGCGCGAAGGCCATCGACGCCGAGGCCTGGGCGAGCGTCCGCGACCACCTGTACGAGCCCGGCTTCGCCTGGGACATCGAGCTCGTCGCCATGGCCGCCGCGCTCGGCTACGACCCCGTCGAGGTGCCCGTCACCTGGGAGGACCAGCCCGAGTCGACCGTCTCTCCGGTCGGAACGACGCTCGAGCTCGGCGTCTCGCTTCTCAGGTCCCGCCACCGTGTGAAGCGCCTCCAGGGCAGCTCCGTCCACCGGTTCGTCGCCTCGCGACGCACGACCCGCCTCTCGCTCGTCGACCGTCTCGGAGCCGAGACCGATGAGTGAGGACGACCCCGTGGCGGGGCGGACCGACGCCGACGAGACCGGGACCGACGGCGGGAGGACCGGCCTGCTCGACGGCGACGCCGCCGAACTCGTCTCCGGCACCCGGTTCGGCCAGTTCGCCTCCGTCGGCGTCGTCGGCGCGCTGTTCGACGTGACCACCTCGACCGCGTTGAAGGAGCTCGGCGTCTTCCCGGAGCTCGCGGTCTTCATCGGCATCGAGGTCGCGGTCGTCGTCATGTTCCTGCTCAACGACAGCTGGACGTTCTCCGGGCAGGGTCACGACGGCCTGCTGGCGACGCTCCGCCGGCTCGCCCGCTCGAACCTCGTCCGCCTCGGCGGCATCACCGTCCAGCTGGCGACGTTCCGACTCGTCTACCGGGTCATCGACCTCGAACTCACCGTCGCGAGCATCGACGGCTGGTTCGTCGTCTCGAAGGTCACCGGCATCGGTGTCGCCATGTTCGTCAACTACGTGGCCGAGAGCCTGTTCACCTGGCGCGTCCACGCGAAATGAAAAGGCCTGTCGGTCGCGGTGCCTGGTGGGACGAACCCGCATACGGCGACCCAAACACAACCCTTAACTAGTGGACCGGGTTACGTGATGGTAGCGGGATGGGATAGCCAGGAGATTCCGGCGGGCTCATAACCCGCAGATCGGTAGTTCAAATCTACCTCCCGCTATTTTCCGACGAACAACGACGAGGAGCGAAGCGACGGGTCCGTGAGTCGGAAAATAGCCCGGAGGAGATCTGAGCCAGGGAGCGGAACGGAGTGGAGCGACCGTGGTTCAAATCTACCTCCCGCTACTTTCTGACGCGAACCGAACGAGGAGCGTATCGACGAGTTCGTGAGTGTCGAACGCAGCTCGCATCGACCTCCGGAACGACTTTGCAATCACCCTCTCGACACCCGGGTATGGACGTGACGGACCCCCGCGACCGGTACGACGACCTGCTGACAGAGCGCCGGTCGTGGACGGTCGACGCGGAGACGTTCGCCGGGATGGACGACAACGAGGCGTTCACGGCGGGCTGGGTGGCCATCGGGGTCGTACTCGACGACGACGGACGGATACTCCTCGTCTACAACGGCGACGACGAGCAGTGGGTGGTGCCCGGCGGGAGCGTCAAGCCGGGCGAGACGCTCGCCGAGGGTGTCGTCAGGGAACTCGAAGAGGAGACCGGCGTCCCGGTCGAACCGGTACGGCCGCACGCTGCGGTCGAGAACGTCAACGAATCCGAGGGGCGCACGCGGTCGTTCACGACGGTCGCGTTCGAGGCGGAGCCGGCGACGACCGCGGTCGGCGAGCAGCTCGGCGAGGACGACGAGGCCATCGAGCGGGCGGACTGGTTCGCGGACCTGCCGGAGCAGACGTTCGAGCGGGAGTTCGCGGTGCGACTACTGCAACGGCTCCGCTAGTCGTCGGCGACCTCCGTCGTGGCGGTCTCGGCCGTCTCGGAGCCGTCGACGAGGTGGCAGGCGGCGACGTGGTTCTCGCCGGTCCGCTCGAGTGCCGGGGTCTCGCGCTCGCAGACCGTCGTGAACGTCCCGGCGAGGCGCTCGGCCGCGGCGTCGAGGTCGTCGTCGAGCACGCTGTCGACGGCGGCGGCGACGCTCTCCTCGGCGGCCGGGTCGGCGAGCCCGTCGGGGAGGTCGAACTCCGCGCGGAGCGCCCGGCGGCGGTCGTCACGGGTGGGTTCGCCGTCGTCGTCCGCTTTCCGGGCGCGGGCGAGCTCGGTCGCGCCCTGGGCGTCGACGTCCTCGCCCTCGACCTGGTGGCGGAAGTCGAGCGCGCGACGGAACTGCTCCTGCGGGAGGTCGAGGTCGTCCGGCTGGATGACCTTCGGACAGCGCGTGTGGAACCGACAGCCGGACGGCGGGTTCTCGGGGCTCGGTACGTCACCGGTGAGCTCCATCCCGAGGCCGCGCTGGCGCGGGTCCGGCGTCGGGATGGATGCGAGCAGCGCCTGCGTGTAGGGGTGCTGGGGGTTGCGGAACAGCTCCTCGGTGGGGGCGACCTCGACGATCTCGCCGAGGTACATCACGGCGACGCGGTCGCAGATCTCGCGGATGACGCCCATGTCGTGGCTGATGAAGAGCATCGACAGCCCGAAGCGGTCCTGCAGGTCCCGCATCAACGAGAGGATCTCGGACTGGATGGAGACGTCGAGTGCGGAGACCGGCTCGTCGGCGACGAGGAACTCGGGGTTGACGACGAGCGCCCGGGCGAGGGCGACGCGCTGTTTCTGCCCGCCCGAGAACTCGTGGGGGTAGCGGTCGTAGTCGTCAGCGTCGAGCCCGACGCGTTCGAGCAGGTCCTCGGCGATCTCCCGGCGCTCCGCGGGGTCGTCGAGCCCGTGGATGAGCAGCGGTTCGGCGACGCTCTCGCCGACGGACATCCGCGGGTCGAACGAGCTGGTCGGGTTCTGGAAGATCATCTGGGCCTTCCGGCGGAACCGCTTCAACTGGGACTGCGAGAAGCCGACGAGGTCGTTCGGCTCGCGCGGCTCGTCGTCGCCACGGACGCCACGGAGCTTCTCGAGCGGGGTCTCGCGGTTCGTGTCCGCGGGCACCTCGCCGTGGTAGATGACCTCGCCGACGGTCGGCTCCTCGAGCCGGAGCAGGGAGGTGGCGGCGGTCGACTTCCCGCAGCCGGACTCGCCGACGAGCCCGAGCGTCTCGCCCTCGTACAGCGTGAAGTCGATGCCGTCGACGGCCTTCACGCGGCCGACCTCGCGGCGGAGGATCCCCTTCGTGACGGGGTAGTGCTTCTTCAGTCCCCTGACCGAGAGGACCGGGTCGGCGTCGTCGTTCATCGGCTCTCACCTTCGTCGGGGTCGTCCGAATCAGTTCCGGAACGGTCGATCCGGCCGCCGTCGGCGTACGTCCCGCCGCCGGCGTCCGGGTCGGCGTCGCGGTCGGCCGGCGAGCGGACCACGGAGGCGTCGTAGCCCGCCTGGTAGTAGATGCAGGCCGCGTCGTGGTCGCCGCCGGCGACCGGGACGCGTGTCGGGTGGTCGCCGGTGCGGCAGTCGTCGATGGCGTGCGGGCACCGCTCGGCGAACCGACAGCCGGCTGGCGGCTCTTTCGGGTCGGGAAGCGAGCCCGGGATGCCGTCCGAGCCGCCACCACGGCCGGGGAGGCAGTCGAGGAGTCCCTGCGTGTACGGGTGCGAGGGGTTCTCGAACACCTCGAACACGCCGCCGGACTCCATCACCTTCCCCGCGTACATGACGACGACCCGGTCGGCCACCTCGGCGACGACGCCGAGGTCGTGCGTGATGAGCAGGATACCCATGTCGAGGTCGTCCTGCAGGTCGCGCAGCAGGCGGAGGATCTGCGCCTGGATGGTCACGTCGAGCGCCGTCGTCGGCTCGTCGGCGATGAGCAGGTCCGGGTTGGCCGCGATGGCCATCGCGACGACGACGCGCTGTTTCTGCCCGCCGGAGAACTCGTGGGGGTAGTCGTCGTAGCGTTCGCCCGCCTTCGGGATGCCGACGCGGTCGAGCAGGTCGACCGCCCGCTCGCGGGCGGTCTCCTTCGAGACGTCCTCGTGCAGGCGGATGGCCTCGGCGACCTGTCGGCCGACGGTGTAGACGGGGTTGAGCGACCCCTGCGGGTTCTGGAACACGTGACCGATACGGCCGCCACGGATTTTCCGCAGGCGCTTCTTCGGGAGCTGCAGCAGGTCGCGCTCGTCGAACGTGACCCGGTCGGCGGTGACCTTCCCGGGCGGCTCCTTCACCAGCTTGGTGATGGACTCGCTGGTGACGGTCTTGCCCGAGCCGGACTCGCCGACGATGCAGACTGTCTCGCCGCGGTCGACGTCGAACGAGACGCCGTCGACCGCGTGGACCGTACCGGAGTCGGTGTCGAACGTGACTTCGAGGTCACGCACTTCGAGTAGCGACATCAGGAATCACTCCGTGGGTCGAGTACGTCGCGGAGGGCGTCGCCGAGCACGCTGAACGAGAGCACCGTCACCGAGAGGACGACGACCGGGATGGTCGACATCCACCAGCCGTCGGGGACGTACCGGAGCAGGCTCGAGATGGTCTCCCCCCACGAGGGGAGCATGATGTTGTTCAGTGCGAGGAACGCGATGGCCGCCTCGGCCAGGATGAGGTTGGGGATCTGCCTCGTCACCGAGGTCAGGACGGTGTTCGAGACGTTCGGCAGGATGTGGCGTCCCATGATCCGCCAGTGGCCCGCACCGGCGCTGCGCGCGGCCGTCACGAAGTCCTCCTCGCGTCGCTGGATGACCTCCGAGCGGACGAGCCGTGCTGCGCCGGCCCACGAGAACAGCCCGAAGACGACGACGAGGACGAACAGGCTCCGTCCGTAGACGTGGATGGTGATCATGTAGACGATGATGGCCGGCACCGTCTGCTGGATGTCGGTGTAGCTCATCAGCAGGTCGTCGACGACGCCGCCGACGTAGCCCGCGACCGTCCCGACGAACGTCGCGAGCGGGACGATGAGCATCGAGCAGACGAGCGCCACCTGCAGCGAGACACGCATCCCGCTGAACACGAACGGGATCATCCCCTGCCCGTAGCGGGCGGTCCCGAGCGGGTAGTCCCAGGTGCCGTAGCAGTTGGTCCCGCGTCCGGGCGCTGCGGCGGACGCCGGGCAGGAGGTCGAGCTGACCCCGCTGGCGATGGGGTCGAACTGCAGCAGGTCGTAGACGACGAGCTGGAGCAGCTCGACGCCGACAACGAGGACGCCCAGGAACGCGGCGAGGACGACGGCGGTCCCGCGCAGGTGCTCGCTGCCGAACGAACGGTCGGAGCGGACCACCCAGCGGAGCCCCCACACGAGCCCGACGAGCGCACCGATGCCGGCGGCGACACGGAAGCTGGCCACCGAGAACACGTTGAAGACCGTCCCGAACAGGGTG encodes:
- a CDS encoding glycosyltransferase, whose translation is MSRSVGIVIPAYDPVVDSLVDYLHALHDHLDPATVRIELDAPDAATLAALEDEPCTVNAVDRRRGKGAAITCGFEALDTDVLAFADADGATPADSIVDVVQPIVDGTTKLAVGSRRHPDATVLSHQTVARRYLGDGFAFLARTLLSVPLYDFQCGAKAIDAEAWASVRDHLYEPGFAWDIELVAMAAALGYDPVEVPVTWEDQPESTVSPVGTTLELGVSLLRSRHRVKRLQGSSVHRFVASRRTTRLSLVDRLGAETDE
- a CDS encoding GtrA family protein, translated to MSEDDPVAGRTDADETGTDGGRTGLLDGDAAELVSGTRFGQFASVGVVGALFDVTTSTALKELGVFPELAVFIGIEVAVVVMFLLNDSWTFSGQGHDGLLATLRRLARSNLVRLGGITVQLATFRLVYRVIDLELTVASIDGWFVVSKVTGIGVAMFVNYVAESLFTWRVHAK
- a CDS encoding NUDIX hydrolase; protein product: MDVTDPRDRYDDLLTERRSWTVDAETFAGMDDNEAFTAGWVAIGVVLDDDGRILLVYNGDDEQWVVPGGSVKPGETLAEGVVRELEEETGVPVEPVRPHAAVENVNESEGRTRSFTTVAFEAEPATTAVGEQLGEDDEAIERADWFADLPEQTFEREFAVRLLQRLR
- a CDS encoding ABC transporter ATP-binding protein, translated to MNDDADPVLSVRGLKKHYPVTKGILRREVGRVKAVDGIDFTLYEGETLGLVGESGCGKSTAATSLLRLEEPTVGEVIYHGEVPADTNRETPLEKLRGVRGDDEPREPNDLVGFSQSQLKRFRRKAQMIFQNPTSSFDPRMSVGESVAEPLLIHGLDDPAERREIAEDLLERVGLDADDYDRYPHEFSGGQKQRVALARALVVNPEFLVADEPVSALDVSIQSEILSLMRDLQDRFGLSMLFISHDMGVIREICDRVAVMYLGEIVEVAPTEELFRNPQHPYTQALLASIPTPDPRQRGLGMELTGDVPSPENPPSGCRFHTRCPKVIQPDDLDLPQEQFRRALDFRHQVEGEDVDAQGATELARARKADDDGEPTRDDRRRALRAEFDLPDGLADPAAEESVAAAVDSVLDDDLDAAAERLAGTFTTVCERETPALERTGENHVAACHLVDGSETAETATTEVADD
- a CDS encoding ABC transporter ATP-binding protein, with translation MSLLEVRDLEVTFDTDSGTVHAVDGVSFDVDRGETVCIVGESGSGKTVTSESITKLVKEPPGKVTADRVTFDERDLLQLPKKRLRKIRGGRIGHVFQNPQGSLNPVYTVGRQVAEAIRLHEDVSKETARERAVDLLDRVGIPKAGERYDDYPHEFSGGQKQRVVVAMAIAANPDLLIADEPTTALDVTIQAQILRLLRDLQDDLDMGILLITHDLGVVAEVADRVVVMYAGKVMESGGVFEVFENPSHPYTQGLLDCLPGRGGGSDGIPGSLPDPKEPPAGCRFAERCPHAIDDCRTGDHPTRVPVAGGDHDAACIYYQAGYDASVVRSPADRDADPDAGGGTYADGGRIDRSGTDSDDPDEGESR
- a CDS encoding ABC transporter permease, coding for MATSDADEGARFEQVDWDAVEPSGGGLGRRSALFLVSLAVLAVTFWYDFAVASPDPLFRNVGLAEGLQSPFTWDVRGIDWLFAVSLLVFVFYVLYPMYENRDRTRAYFDELTNDRAATFALGYVTLFFFGGVFGPLLVGQPDPDLAATSRPPVSFATPLGRVDLFSLLVVGSLAALATWALLDRLGRDRELGGFGDVARVVVRVGLGFLATFTLFGTVFNVFSVASFRVAAGIGALVGLVWGLRWVVRSDRSFGSEHLRGTAVVLAAFLGVLVVGVELLQLVVYDLLQFDPIASGVSSTSCPASAAAPGRGTNCYGTWDYPLGTARYGQGMIPFVFSGMRVSLQVALVCSMLIVPLATFVGTVAGYVGGVVDDLLMSYTDIQQTVPAIIVYMITIHVYGRSLFVLVVVFGLFSWAGAARLVRSEVIQRREEDFVTAARSAGAGHWRIMGRHILPNVSNTVLTSVTRQIPNLILAEAAIAFLALNNIMLPSWGETISSLLRYVPDGWWMSTIPVVVLSVTVLSFSVLGDALRDVLDPRSDS